A region from the Gemmatimonadaceae bacterium genome encodes:
- a CDS encoding FAD-binding protein: MRGEVRFDEWSRHVYATDASIYAIEPIGVAWPRDADDVVAAVQVANDHGVPILPRGAGTSLAGQTVAHAIVLDTSRHMHALLELDPTTQTARVQPGLVQDDLNRAAARHGLLFAPDTSTSNRATLGGMIGNNSCGARSARYGMTIDHVIGLDVVLADGSRTRLEALDADALAQRQRGDSMDARLHREVDRLVRQHEVSIRRDFPPFWRKSGGYRLERMLPERGPFNLAHLVAGSEGTLAFVVEATVRLVPQPRFVVGIAGHFTDVERAIAAVDDARAGDAAAIELVDRFILDLARRSPLHRGLVTVLDGDPGALLWLEFYGDTRDAAVSAARRVEAQWRAHGHGYAVLRAESSGELARFRELRKAGLGLLSAAGEHGERSLAFVEDTAVDPVHLAEYTRRFAELLSRHGLRAGFYGHASAGCLHIRPFMDLTRPGAVDTLRAVADEVCDLVTSYGGMNSSEHGDGLVRSEFNRRIFGDELYGAMREVKRIFDPAGRFNPGKKVDAPAMTEHLREPALPRALPLATQFPFDGEGGMRAAANRCARIGACRKSDQAGRTMCPSFMATRDERHSTRGRANALVHALSAVDPAAALGDAGLHDVLDLCLACKACRTECPLSVDMATLKAEFLSHYHKTHGTPLRTHLFGHVRTLNRLGAATAPVSNWLARAAPVRAITERLIGIDRRRSLPVFERETVPRWFRQRRKPSRPPVRGAVVFLADSFTSYTEPAIGRAAIELLELAGWEVQLADEVCCGRSLISSGLLSEARAEHEYLIATLGPSAAAGVPIVGCEPSCVFTMTDELPHLAHRGEAALAIARQARLVDDLLLAAIDDGTLVLDPGAPVANRTILFHGHCHQKAALATAGSIGILQRIPGATVQVLDAGCCGMAGAFGFEASHYDLSLAIGDMRLFPAVRAAPPDALVAATGVSCRHQILDGTSRRALHPVEILRAAVRPRQTVVP; encoded by the coding sequence ATGCGCGGCGAGGTCCGCTTTGACGAGTGGTCGCGGCACGTCTACGCCACCGACGCCAGCATCTACGCGATCGAGCCGATCGGCGTCGCCTGGCCGCGCGATGCCGACGACGTCGTCGCCGCCGTGCAGGTGGCGAACGACCACGGCGTGCCGATCCTCCCGCGCGGCGCGGGGACGAGCCTCGCGGGCCAGACCGTGGCGCACGCCATCGTGCTCGACACCTCGCGCCACATGCACGCGCTGCTCGAGCTCGACCCGACCACGCAGACGGCGCGCGTGCAGCCGGGGCTCGTGCAGGACGATCTCAATCGCGCCGCCGCGCGGCATGGCCTGCTGTTCGCGCCCGACACGTCGACCTCGAACCGCGCCACGCTCGGTGGCATGATCGGCAACAACTCGTGCGGTGCGCGCTCGGCGCGCTACGGCATGACGATCGATCACGTCATCGGGCTCGACGTCGTGCTCGCCGACGGCAGTCGCACGCGCCTGGAGGCCCTCGATGCCGATGCGCTGGCGCAACGTCAGCGCGGCGATTCCATGGACGCACGTCTCCATCGAGAGGTCGACCGACTCGTCAGGCAGCACGAGGTGAGCATCCGCCGCGATTTTCCTCCGTTCTGGCGCAAGTCCGGTGGCTATCGCCTCGAACGCATGCTGCCGGAGCGTGGGCCGTTCAACCTGGCGCACCTCGTCGCCGGCTCGGAAGGCACGCTCGCGTTTGTCGTCGAAGCCACGGTGCGGCTCGTGCCGCAGCCGCGCTTCGTGGTGGGCATCGCCGGCCACTTCACGGACGTGGAGCGTGCCATCGCCGCTGTCGATGACGCGCGCGCCGGCGACGCGGCGGCCATCGAACTGGTCGATCGCTTCATCCTCGACCTCGCCCGCCGATCTCCGCTGCATCGCGGGCTCGTCACGGTTCTGGACGGGGATCCGGGCGCCCTGCTCTGGCTCGAGTTCTACGGTGACACGCGCGACGCCGCCGTCAGCGCCGCGCGCCGCGTGGAGGCGCAGTGGCGCGCACACGGGCACGGGTACGCCGTCCTGCGCGCGGAGTCATCGGGAGAACTCGCCCGGTTTCGCGAACTGCGCAAGGCGGGGTTAGGCCTCCTGAGCGCGGCCGGCGAACACGGCGAACGTTCACTGGCGTTCGTCGAAGACACCGCGGTCGATCCGGTTCACCTCGCCGAGTACACGCGACGGTTCGCCGAGCTGCTCTCGCGCCACGGTCTTCGCGCCGGCTTCTATGGGCATGCGTCGGCAGGGTGCCTGCACATCCGTCCGTTCATGGACCTCACGCGGCCTGGAGCCGTCGACACCCTGCGCGCGGTCGCCGACGAAGTGTGCGACCTGGTCACGTCGTACGGCGGCATGAACAGCAGTGAACACGGCGATGGTCTGGTCAGGAGCGAGTTCAACCGGCGCATCTTTGGCGACGAGTTGTACGGGGCGATGCGGGAGGTGAAGCGGATCTTCGATCCGGCCGGGCGCTTCAACCCGGGCAAGAAGGTCGACGCCCCCGCGATGACCGAGCACCTGCGCGAGCCGGCGTTGCCGCGGGCACTGCCGCTGGCCACGCAGTTCCCGTTTGATGGCGAGGGCGGGATGCGGGCCGCCGCCAACCGATGCGCGCGCATCGGTGCGTGCCGCAAGTCCGACCAGGCGGGGCGCACCATGTGCCCATCGTTCATGGCGACGCGTGACGAGCGCCATTCGACCCGGGGCCGCGCCAACGCGCTCGTTCACGCGCTCTCCGCGGTCGATCCCGCCGCCGCGCTCGGTGATGCCGGCCTGCACGACGTGCTCGACCTGTGTCTCGCGTGCAAGGCGTGCCGCACGGAGTGCCCGCTGTCGGTCGACATGGCGACCCTCAAGGCCGAGTTCCTCTCACACTACCACAAGACGCACGGCACACCGCTCCGCACGCACCTGTTTGGCCACGTGCGCACGCTCAATCGGCTCGGCGCCGCGACGGCGCCCGTCTCCAACTGGCTCGCGCGCGCAGCGCCCGTTCGCGCGATCACAGAACGCCTCATCGGCATCGACCGTCGACGTTCCCTGCCCGTCTTCGAGCGCGAGACCGTTCCGCGCTGGTTCAGGCAGCGCCGCAAGCCGTCACGCCCGCCCGTGCGCGGCGCCGTGGTGTTTCTCGCCGACTCGTTCACGTCGTACACCGAGCCCGCGATCGGGCGCGCAGCGATCGAGCTGCTCGAACTCGCCGGCTGGGAGGTACAGCTTGCCGACGAGGTGTGTTGCGGGCGTTCGCTGATTTCGAGCGGTCTCCTGTCCGAAGCGCGCGCGGAGCACGAGTACCTGATCGCGACGCTCGGGCCCTCCGCGGCGGCGGGGGTGCCGATCGTGGGCTGTGAGCCGTCGTGCGTCTTCACGATGACCGACGAGCTTCCCCACCTCGCGCACCGTGGCGAGGCAGCCCTCGCGATCGCTCGTCAGGCACGGCTCGTCGACGACTTGCTCCTCGCGGCCATCGACGACGGCACGCTGGTGCTCGACCCTGGGGCGCCGGTGGCGAACCGCACCATCCTCTTTCACGGGCATTGCCACCAGAAGGCCGCCCTGGCCACGGCTGGCAGCATCGGCATCCTGCAGCGGATCCCTGGTGCGACGGTGCAGGTACTCGATGCGGGCTGCTGCGGCATGGCTGGCGCGTTCGGCTTTGAGGCGTCGCACTACGATCTGTCGCTGGCGATCGGCGACATGAGGCTGTTTCCCGCGGTGCGCGCGGCGCCACCGGACGCCCTCGTCGCGGCGACCGGTGTATCGTGCCGCCATCAGATCCTCGACGGCACCTCACGGCGTGCGCTGCATCCGGTGGAGATTCTGCGCGCGGCGGTACGCCCACGGCAGACGGTGGTACCCTAG
- a CDS encoding enoyl-CoA hydratase/isomerase family protein, with the protein MTPEGRVHVTTRGPVATIRFDRPTARNAMTWAMYDALDAALDRIAEDDSLRVLVLRGTGSHFVAGTDISQFATFRTGKDGVAYEKRLDATIARIDDLRLATVAAIQGYAVGGGFALATACDLRLCTPDAQFGVPIARTVGNCLSMSNLARLVAHLGAGRTRHLLFTAEFLTAAEAHASGFILPPVDPRAFDSSLARLCARLAEHAPITLQVTRTALTRIIATMTPKGDDLVRRAYASRDFREGVKAFVEKRPPMWQGE; encoded by the coding sequence ATGACACCTGAAGGCAGGGTCCACGTCACCACCCGCGGTCCGGTTGCCACGATTCGTTTCGACCGGCCCACCGCACGCAACGCGATGACCTGGGCGATGTACGATGCGCTCGACGCCGCCCTCGACCGCATCGCGGAGGACGACTCGCTCCGTGTCCTTGTGTTGCGGGGCACGGGCAGCCACTTCGTTGCCGGGACCGACATTTCGCAGTTTGCCACCTTCCGGACGGGCAAGGACGGCGTGGCCTACGAGAAGCGCCTCGATGCCACCATCGCGCGCATCGACGACCTCAGGCTCGCGACCGTCGCGGCGATCCAGGGCTACGCGGTCGGTGGCGGCTTTGCCCTTGCCACCGCGTGCGACCTGAGGCTGTGCACGCCGGACGCGCAGTTCGGCGTGCCGATTGCCCGCACCGTGGGCAACTGCCTCTCGATGTCGAACCTGGCGCGGCTCGTGGCACACCTCGGCGCCGGCCGCACCCGCCACCTGCTGTTCACCGCGGAGTTCCTCACCGCGGCCGAGGCCCACGCGAGCGGCTTCATCCTCCCGCCCGTTGACCCGCGCGCCTTTGACTCGAGCCTTGCGAGGCTCTGCGCGCGACTCGCCGAACACGCCCCCATCACGCTGCAGGTCACGCGTACCGCCCTCACGCGCATCATCGCCACGATGACCCCCAAGGGCGACGACCTGGTGCGGCGCGCCTACGCGAGCCGCGACTTCCGCGAAGGGGTGAAGGCGTTCGTCGAGAAGCGTCCTCCGATGTGGCAGGGCGAGTGA
- a CDS encoding CoA transferase: protein MPSPLDGVRVVDLTQVMAGPFCTMQLGDLGADVIKVEPPGTGDLARSMGGASMRTAAGDNAPFLALNRNKRSIALDLKAPADHATFMSLVRTADVLVESFRPGVTKRLGVDHEATSAVNPRLIYCSISGFGQTGPYADRPGFDLIAQGMTGVMSVTGEPGSAPVKCGVPIADLSAGLLAVTGILAALHARHTTQRGQHVETSLYDAALALTVWESTELWATGTAPGPMGSAHRLSAPYQAFRTRDGFITLAALTQSQWSSLCTVIDRADLVDDPRFRDNPARMAHRVALVTEIEAALARDTTAAWVDAFLATGVPAGPIHDLAQTLEDPHTHARRMVETVQHPGIGSVRTLGFPVKFSDTPPRVRRPPPALGEHGHEVRRELGREPSGPGDRGTGAASPEDT from the coding sequence ATGCCCTCACCCCTCGACGGGGTTCGTGTCGTGGACCTCACGCAGGTCATGGCCGGCCCGTTCTGTACGATGCAGCTCGGTGACCTCGGGGCGGACGTGATCAAGGTCGAGCCACCGGGCACCGGCGACCTCGCACGATCGATGGGCGGCGCATCGATGCGGACGGCGGCGGGCGACAACGCGCCGTTCCTCGCCCTGAATCGGAACAAGCGCAGCATCGCCCTCGACCTCAAGGCGCCGGCCGATCACGCCACGTTCATGAGCCTCGTGCGCACGGCCGATGTGCTCGTCGAGAGCTTTCGCCCCGGCGTGACGAAGCGGCTCGGTGTAGACCATGAGGCGACGTCGGCCGTGAATCCGCGACTGATCTATTGCAGCATATCCGGCTTTGGGCAGACCGGTCCCTACGCGGATCGTCCTGGCTTTGATCTGATTGCGCAGGGCATGACGGGCGTCATGAGCGTCACCGGGGAACCGGGCAGCGCGCCCGTGAAGTGCGGCGTTCCGATCGCCGACCTGTCCGCGGGTCTGCTGGCGGTCACGGGCATCCTCGCCGCCTTGCACGCGCGTCACACGACGCAGCGCGGGCAACACGTGGAAACGTCACTCTACGACGCCGCCCTCGCGCTCACGGTCTGGGAGTCGACGGAGCTGTGGGCGACAGGCACCGCGCCCGGCCCGATGGGATCCGCGCACCGCCTGAGCGCTCCGTATCAGGCGTTCCGGACGCGCGACGGCTTCATCACGCTGGCCGCCCTGACGCAGTCGCAGTGGAGCTCGTTATGCACCGTGATCGACCGCGCCGATCTCGTCGACGACCCGCGGTTTCGCGACAATCCGGCCCGCATGGCGCATCGGGTCGCGCTGGTCACGGAGATCGAGGCGGCGCTCGCGCGCGACACCACGGCCGCGTGGGTTGACGCATTCCTCGCCACCGGTGTGCCCGCCGGCCCGATCCACGACCTGGCGCAGACGCTCGAAGATCCCCACACGCATGCCCGGCGCATGGTCGAGACCGTCCAGCATCCCGGTATCGGTTCCGTGCGTACGCTCGGCTTTCCCGTGAAGTTCAGCGACACGCCGCCGCGCGTTCGTCGCCCTCCACCGGCCCTGGGCGAACACGGCCACGAGGTTCGCCGCGAGCTCGGGCGTGAACCGTCAGGACCTGGCGACCGCGGCACAGGCGCAGCCTCCCCGGAGGACACATGA
- a CDS encoding vitamin K epoxide reductase family protein, whose protein sequence is MSNDDAPTNPAIFRQAIAVLALVAGLVALYLHLVKIGTFGVPACGPGHGCVQAWYSPWGSFLGLDVALIGAIGYGILSAVAFIGATPTHEDNPAFTTAILVLTVAAIVFTWRLKYGEWAVMKIFCIWCMESFLTIHACLVLAWLDRKRLRRAAA, encoded by the coding sequence ATGTCGAACGACGACGCTCCGACCAATCCCGCGATCTTCCGCCAGGCCATTGCCGTGCTCGCCCTCGTGGCGGGCCTCGTGGCGCTCTACCTGCACCTGGTGAAGATCGGAACGTTCGGCGTTCCGGCCTGTGGACCCGGGCATGGTTGCGTGCAGGCGTGGTATTCGCCCTGGGGCAGCTTCCTCGGCCTGGATGTCGCGCTGATCGGGGCGATCGGCTACGGCATCCTGAGTGCGGTTGCCTTCATAGGCGCGACGCCGACCCATGAGGACAACCCCGCGTTCACGACGGCCATTCTCGTGCTCACCGTCGCCGCGATCGTCTTCACCTGGCGGCTCAAATACGGCGAGTGGGCGGTCATGAAGATCTTCTGCATCTGGTGCATGGAGAGCTTCCTCACCATCCACGCCTGCCTCGTCCTCGCCTGGCTCGATCGGAAGCGACTCCGCCGCGCCGCCGCGTAG
- a CDS encoding GNAT family N-acetyltransferase gives MRPISPAREYDAPALAALNNRFNAAGLTLPRSEAFVESHLDDYRVIRDDDGHIVGCVCLDEYSPSLVELVSLAVDPDHHRKGLGARLIAAAVDLARKRGYPEIFAVSFSDDLFTRCGFAPKDVGSYPEKKKRYDKVSADEWTVGQKHCFAVSLR, from the coding sequence ATGCGCCCGATCTCCCCCGCCCGCGAATACGACGCGCCCGCCCTGGCCGCGCTGAACAACCGATTCAACGCCGCCGGGCTCACCCTGCCGCGCTCCGAGGCGTTCGTCGAATCGCATCTCGATGACTATCGCGTGATCCGCGACGACGACGGTCATATCGTCGGGTGCGTGTGTCTGGACGAATACTCGCCGTCACTGGTCGAACTCGTGTCGCTCGCAGTCGACCCCGACCACCACCGCAAGGGACTGGGCGCTCGACTCATCGCCGCTGCGGTCGACCTCGCCCGCAAGCGGGGATACCCGGAGATCTTCGCGGTGTCGTTTTCGGATGACTTGTTCACGCGCTGTGGCTTCGCACCCAAAGACGTCGGGAGCTATCCGGAAAAGAAGAAGCGCTACGACAAGGTGTCGGCCGACGAATGGACGGTCGGGCAGAAGCACTGCTTCGCCGTCTCGCTCCGCTGA
- a CDS encoding response regulator transcription factor, with amino-acid sequence MLVVEDDTKTAETIALYLRHEGFRVTHAPDGVVGRHRVAAERFDLVILDRMLPGADGIDVCRHLREHADTPVIMLTAMVDEHDRLEGFAAGVDDYVPKPFSPRELVARAHAVLRRVGVQRDRREGSLRLGTLYLAEATREAWLGERALALSPTEFRLLWILAATPGRVCSRSELSERALRSAGESDLRTVDAHVKNLRRKLDPGGPADACIETIFAVGYRLLAGAFRHA; translated from the coding sequence GTGCTCGTGGTCGAGGACGACACCAAGACCGCGGAGACGATCGCGCTCTACCTGCGCCATGAGGGCTTTCGGGTCACCCACGCGCCGGACGGTGTGGTCGGGCGACACCGTGTGGCTGCCGAGCGCTTTGACCTCGTGATCCTCGATCGAATGCTGCCGGGCGCCGACGGCATCGACGTGTGCCGACACCTGCGCGAACACGCGGACACGCCGGTGATCATGCTGACGGCCATGGTCGACGAACACGACCGACTCGAAGGGTTTGCGGCGGGCGTGGACGACTACGTGCCCAAACCGTTCAGCCCGCGCGAACTCGTGGCGCGGGCGCATGCCGTGTTGCGGCGGGTGGGTGTGCAGCGCGACCGGCGCGAGGGCAGCCTGCGCTTGGGCACGCTCTACCTCGCCGAAGCGACGCGTGAAGCATGGCTCGGCGAGCGCGCCCTGGCGCTGAGTCCCACCGAGTTCCGGCTGTTGTGGATCCTCGCTGCCACGCCGGGGCGCGTGTGTTCCCGGAGCGAGCTGTCCGAGCGTGCACTACGGAGCGCGGGAGAGTCCGACCTTCGCACCGTCGACGCGCACGTGAAGAACCTGCGGCGCAAGCTCGATCCCGGCGGTCCGGCGGACGCGTGCATCGAAACCATCTTCGCCGTTGGGTATCGCCTGCTCGCCGGCGCGTTCCGCCATGCGTAG
- a CDS encoding HAMP domain-containing protein gives MRSLRAQVLALVVASVLMALVLLAYFGTRTASVQFRAIVASTRVAGDSTVAIRLDSALARGGIDEVRRVVEGAGRDSLHAVVVGLDGTIVASGDSGWRGRRAVRTPGGGLRVELGDTSDLRRIEISHGTPLRRSLGDTAAFVFAIPRPDLRAAATPRDLEVVSRGFARRFGRALWLGIPALLAAAAFLAVILTGRLLDPIRRLTTAAQGIAAGDYGTRVGRTSVSELRELAAVFDRMAESLERSEGARRQVMRDLAHELRTPLTNLKAQIESLQDGLRTVDAASLASLHEEATVLERLVGDVDVLARADAGRLEMHLEPLALRPLVEATIDAFVHAGRIDASRISAHVPEDLGVHADRVRLGQVLRNLIDNAMRHGGAGVTVHVGARRTGDHAVLSVVDTGEGIAPEHVPRVFDRLYRVDPSRTRATGGSGLGLSIAQALVEAQGGLIRLESATGRGTTVTVELPARNA, from the coding sequence ATGCGTAGCCTCCGCGCCCAGGTGCTGGCGCTCGTGGTGGCGTCGGTGCTCATGGCGCTGGTGCTGTTGGCGTACTTCGGCACACGCACGGCGAGCGTGCAGTTCCGGGCGATCGTGGCGTCCACGCGGGTCGCGGGAGATTCCACCGTGGCGATCCGGCTCGACTCCGCGTTGGCGCGGGGCGGAATCGATGAGGTGCGTCGCGTGGTCGAAGGGGCGGGGCGGGACTCGCTGCATGCCGTCGTTGTGGGTCTGGACGGGACGATCGTGGCCTCCGGCGACTCGGGTTGGCGCGGCCGGAGGGCCGTTCGCACACCGGGCGGCGGGCTCCGCGTGGAGCTGGGTGACACGAGCGACCTGCGTCGGATCGAGATCAGCCACGGGACGCCGCTCCGGCGATCACTCGGCGACACCGCCGCCTTCGTGTTCGCCATTCCTCGCCCCGACCTCCGGGCGGCCGCGACCCCACGGGACCTGGAGGTCGTGAGCCGCGGCTTTGCCAGGCGCTTCGGTCGCGCGCTCTGGTTAGGCATCCCGGCGCTGCTGGCAGCGGCCGCGTTCCTGGCGGTGATCCTGACCGGGCGACTGCTGGACCCCATTCGCCGCCTGACGACCGCGGCGCAGGGCATAGCCGCCGGCGACTACGGCACCCGCGTTGGTCGCACGAGTGTGAGCGAACTCCGGGAACTGGCGGCCGTCTTTGATCGCATGGCGGAGAGCCTGGAGCGCTCGGAAGGCGCGCGACGACAGGTCATGCGCGACCTCGCCCACGAGCTGCGTACGCCACTCACCAACCTCAAAGCCCAGATCGAGAGTCTGCAGGACGGGTTGCGCACGGTCGATGCGGCCTCCCTCGCTTCGCTGCACGAAGAAGCGACGGTGCTCGAACGGCTCGTCGGCGACGTCGACGTGCTCGCGCGCGCCGACGCCGGTCGACTGGAGATGCACCTCGAACCGCTCGCGTTGCGGCCGTTGGTCGAGGCGACCATCGATGCCTTTGTCCATGCGGGCCGGATCGACGCGTCACGGATTTCAGCGCACGTACCGGAGGATCTCGGTGTACATGCCGATCGCGTTCGGCTTGGGCAGGTGCTGCGGAACCTCATCGACAACGCGATGCGGCACGGCGGGGCCGGCGTCACCGTGCACGTTGGCGCCCGGCGCACCGGAGACCACGCGGTCCTGAGTGTCGTTGATACCGGTGAGGGCATCGCTCCCGAGCACGTCCCGCGCGTGTTCGACCGGTTGTATCGCGTCGATCCCTCGCGGACGCGCGCCACCGGAGGTTCGGGCCTCGGACTCAGTATTGCGCAGGCGCTGGTCGAGGCGCAGGGGGGACTGATCCGACTCGAGAGCGCGACGGGGCGCGGGACCACCGTGACAGTGGAGCTGCCCGCGCGCAACGCCTGA
- a CDS encoding cyanophycinase, producing MPARSHTLVFLSALALLVIACQRPVASAPASTGGIPPVAGHLVIAGGGQLGPEIIDRFIALAGGPDAPIVVIPTAGEDSLYPPDWNGLRLLTARGARRVVVRHTTDRSVAESDSFVAPISRARGVWFPGGRQWRLVDAYAGTRTERALHALLRRGGVIGGTSAGASVQASYMVRGAREGNTIMMAPGYEAGFGFIRGVAVDQHVSARSRQLDLQAVVARHPELLGLGLDEGTAIVVEGTRAVVVGRGKLFVHNGRGAHDAGLPYATLAAGDTLDLVARRRVGTR from the coding sequence ATGCCTGCCAGATCCCATACCCTCGTGTTTCTCAGTGCCCTCGCCCTCCTGGTCATCGCGTGCCAACGCCCGGTCGCGAGCGCACCCGCGTCCACAGGCGGCATACCTCCGGTGGCCGGGCACCTCGTGATCGCCGGGGGCGGTCAGCTCGGCCCGGAGATCATCGATCGGTTCATCGCGCTGGCCGGTGGCCCGGACGCGCCGATCGTCGTGATTCCCACCGCGGGCGAGGACTCGCTGTATCCGCCAGACTGGAACGGCCTCCGGTTGCTCACTGCACGCGGCGCGCGACGCGTCGTCGTGCGCCACACCACTGACCGCTCCGTGGCGGAGAGCGATTCGTTCGTGGCGCCGATCTCGCGGGCCCGCGGCGTGTGGTTCCCCGGTGGCCGGCAGTGGCGACTGGTCGACGCCTACGCGGGGACGCGCACCGAGCGTGCGCTGCATGCACTGCTCCGCCGCGGCGGCGTCATCGGCGGAACGTCGGCGGGAGCCTCCGTGCAGGCCTCGTACATGGTGCGCGGTGCGCGCGAGGGCAACACGATCATGATGGCGCCCGGCTACGAAGCCGGGTTCGGCTTCATCCGCGGTGTCGCGGTGGACCAGCACGTCTCGGCACGCAGCCGACAGTTGGACCTGCAGGCCGTCGTGGCCCGACACCCGGAACTCCTCGGGTTGGGGCTCGACGAGGGCACGGCCATCGTCGTGGAGGGCACGCGCGCCGTGGTGGTCGGCCGTGGGAAGCTCTTCGTGCACAACGGCCGCGGCGCGCACGATGCCGGCCTGCCGTACGCGACCCTTGCGGCCGGAGACACGCTGGACCTCGTGGCCCGCCGTCGCGTCGGTACCAGGTAG
- a CDS encoding alpha/beta hydrolase, translating to MEVLAPAARPRAVVLMAHGLNQRASALRPLAQALRDRGASVVLLAFRGHRRDDEVDPRALEAWREITWEQWREDWREATASAASLAATHDVPLCFVGFSLGALVHVYELASEASPPGSFARQVLLAPAIRIHPRSRLVRIFRFLGSRFLIPSLAPMPVRSHRGTSVAAYEALFRYETALAGIDRAERLRIPTVVLMDARDELVSESRLRAWITQHDLDGAWRIESVEKDRTSAGRGLRHYITDEVGLGRDRFLQLVDRVTAALALE from the coding sequence ATGGAGGTCCTGGCCCCCGCGGCGCGTCCGCGGGCCGTCGTGCTGATGGCGCACGGGCTCAACCAGCGGGCGAGCGCCCTGCGGCCGCTCGCCCAGGCCCTGCGGGATCGCGGGGCGTCGGTCGTGCTGCTGGCGTTCCGTGGCCATCGTCGCGACGACGAGGTGGATCCGCGCGCACTCGAAGCCTGGCGCGAGATTACGTGGGAACAGTGGCGCGAGGACTGGCGCGAAGCGACGGCCTCGGCCGCCTCGTTGGCGGCGACACACGACGTCCCGCTGTGCTTCGTTGGGTTCAGCCTGGGGGCGCTCGTCCACGTATACGAACTGGCCTCGGAGGCATCGCCACCGGGCTCCTTTGCACGGCAAGTACTCCTCGCGCCCGCGATTCGCATTCACCCGCGCTCACGGCTCGTGCGGATCTTCCGGTTCCTGGGATCGCGCTTCCTCATTCCGTCGCTGGCCCCCATGCCGGTGCGCTCCCACCGCGGGACGAGCGTCGCGGCGTACGAAGCGTTATTCCGCTACGAGACCGCGCTCGCCGGCATCGACCGCGCCGAGCGCCTCCGCATTCCCACGGTGGTCCTGATGGACGCCCGCGACGAACTCGTGAGCGAGTCAAGGTTGCGCGCCTGGATCACGCAACACGACCTTGACGGCGCGTGGCGGATCGAGAGCGTGGAGAAGGACCGGACGTCGGCGGGGCGCGGCCTGCGGCATTACATCACCGACGAGGTCGGCCTCGGGCGTGATCGGTTTCTGCAGCTGGTCGATCGCGTGACCGCGGCGCTGGCACTCGAGTAG
- a CDS encoding HNH endonuclease, producing the protein MTLDHVTPRKGLTAYDRRDNLVLCCKRCNSAKADKSFVAYLLAQRGRATNLLRYGAHLSHGIVDLVKHLAGGMVDEVSGSISPRIVYGPDSDDDSPYLDSPYRETA; encoded by the coding sequence ATGACGCTCGACCACGTGACCCCGCGCAAGGGCCTCACGGCGTACGATCGTCGCGACAACCTCGTCCTCTGCTGCAAGCGCTGCAACAGCGCCAAGGCCGACAAGTCGTTCGTCGCCTACCTCCTGGCCCAGCGGGGACGCGCCACCAATCTGCTCCGATACGGCGCGCACCTGAGTCACGGCATCGTCGATCTCGTCAAGCACCTGGCCGGTGGCATGGTGGACGAGGTGTCCGGGAGCATATCGCCGCGCATCGTCTACGGTCCCGACAGCGACGACGACTCGCCGTACCTCGACTCTCCGTACCGCGAGACGGCCTGA